In Candidatus Neomarinimicrobiota bacterium, the genomic stretch CAATGGCACATGTTTGTAAATCTGATTCATAAATATGGAGTTGTACCGCAGACAGAAATGCCGGAAAGTTATCAAAGTAGTAAATCTATGCGTATGAACCGAATGATCGCTAGAAAGTTGAGGGAGTTTGCAAAATCCCTTAGAGATTCACACGCTAAGGGGAATACAATAAAAGAGTTGAGGAAAATCAAAAAGGAAATGCTTGGGTCTATTTTTCAAATTCTTACTATCAGCTTAGGATCGCCTCCCGCGTCGTTTGATTGGCAGATTAGAGATAAAGATAAGAAATTTCATCGGTTTGAAAAGTTAACTCCAAAAACATTCTTTAAGGATCACGTAGGATTAAATTTAACAGATTATGTGTGCCTAATCAATTGTCCCATGTCTGACAAATCTTACAATGAGGTTTATACTGTCGACTATCTTGGGAATGTTATAGAAGGCGACATCATTCGTTATTTAAATCTATCATCAAATGAATTAAAAACAGTCGCTGTTAAATCCATCCAAGATGACAATCCTGTTTGGTTTGGCTGTGACGTTGGGAAACATTTTCACAGGAATTTGGGTGTGATGGACATGGATTTGTTTGATTTTAATCTCTTTTACGGAATGGATTTCCCTATGACAAAAGCTGACCGATTGGAATATGGAGACAGCGCCATGACACATGCGATGGTCTTCACCGGTGTAGATTTAGATGGCAAGGGTCGTGCAAAAAAATGGCGAGTGGAAAATTCTTGGGGTGATAAACGAGGAGATAAAGGTTACGATATTATGACGGACTCATGGTTTGATGAGTACAATTATGAAGTTGTTGTGCATAAGGATTATC encodes the following:
- a CDS encoding C1 family peptidase; this encodes MSEKILLKNIKEYQKSSDISPTVKLARNVSVRGEIIDLAMDWEAFRKIDHSFSEMVSGQMPITNQKSSGRCWGFAGLNLFRIYLGRKYNLKQFEFSQNYFMFFDKLEKSNYFLESIIRCADEPWDSRLVMHLLDDPIQDGGQWHMFVNLIHKYGVVPQTEMPESYQSSKSMRMNRMIARKLREFAKSLRDSHAKGNTIKELRKIKKEMLGSIFQILTISLGSPPASFDWQIRDKDKKFHRFEKLTPKTFFKDHVGLNLTDYVCLINCPMSDKSYNEVYTVDYLGNVIEGDIIRYLNLSSNELKTVAVKSIQDDNPVWFGCDVGKHFHRNLGVMDMDLFDFNLFYGMDFPMTKADRLEYGDSAMTHAMVFTGVDLDGKGRAKKWRVENSWGDKRGDKGYDIMTDSWFDEYNYEVVVHKDYLSKDHYSLYQKDPISLPPWDPMGALAR